The following proteins come from a genomic window of Candidatus Methanoperedens sp.:
- a CDS encoding elongation factor EF-2: protein MGRRKKMVEHVTELMDKPEFIRNIGTVAHIDHGKTTFSDNLLAGAGMISSELAGEQLFMDFDEEEQRRGITIDSATVSMVHQFEGQEYLINLIDTPGHVDFGGDVTRAMRAVDGAVVLVDAVEGPMPQTETVLRQALRENVTPILFINKVDRLINEIKLTPADMQMRLGLVIDKVNKIVKGLKPNEYDKLKLDPAIGKVAFGSALNNWAISIPYMKKTGVGFKEIIEFCQADKQNELAIKCPLHVVMNDMIIKFLPSPIKAQQERIKVIWHGDKESEIGKSMINVDRNGKIALMITDITTDPHAGEVASGRLFSGTLERGKEVFISGMPNANRIQSVGLFMGPERIECEKIPAGNIVAVTGLTDAIVGSTASSDKSMTPFESIRHVSEPVMTVAVEAKHMKDLPKLVEVLRQVAKEDPTLKVMINQETGEHLLAGMGELHLEVVAGRIKRDKHVDITTSKPLVVYRETISGHAGPVEGKSPNRHNRFYVEVEPLSPAIIELIKNNEISMRQGEVERRDILMKAGMSKDEAKSIAHIYETNMYIDMTKGIQYLHETMELILEGFEEVMKAGPLSREPVMGVKVKLMDAKLHEDAVHRGPAQVIPASRQAIQAAMLMAGATLLEPFQKVFIHVPHDQMGGAMREMQGRRGSILDMQSEGDMTIIESKAPVAQLFGFSGDIRSATEGRAMWSTEFVGFEPIPGNMLNEIVMGIRQRKGLKLEMPKPSDFISP from the coding sequence ATGGGCAGACGAAAGAAAATGGTTGAACATGTCACTGAACTGATGGATAAACCCGAGTTTATCAGAAACATCGGTACAGTTGCACATATAGACCATGGAAAAACAACATTCTCAGATAATCTACTTGCCGGTGCAGGCATGATCTCATCAGAACTGGCTGGCGAACAATTATTCATGGACTTTGATGAAGAAGAACAAAGACGTGGAATTACTATTGATTCTGCAACTGTTTCTATGGTGCATCAGTTTGAAGGTCAGGAATATCTCATCAACCTTATCGATACACCGGGTCACGTTGACTTTGGCGGCGACGTAACCCGCGCCATGAGGGCAGTGGACGGGGCGGTCGTTCTTGTTGATGCTGTCGAAGGTCCGATGCCGCAGACTGAAACAGTGCTGCGCCAGGCGCTCCGTGAAAACGTAACACCTATCCTTTTCATAAATAAGGTTGACCGGTTGATCAATGAGATAAAGCTTACACCCGCTGATATGCAAATGCGTCTGGGGCTTGTTATTGATAAGGTCAACAAGATCGTTAAAGGCCTGAAACCCAACGAATATGATAAACTGAAGCTTGACCCTGCAATCGGCAAAGTTGCATTCGGATCAGCCTTAAATAACTGGGCTATAAGCATTCCTTATATGAAAAAGACCGGTGTCGGATTTAAGGAAATTATCGAATTTTGCCAGGCTGATAAGCAGAATGAACTTGCTATAAAATGTCCGCTCCATGTAGTAATGAATGATATGATCATAAAATTCCTTCCAAGCCCAATCAAAGCACAGCAGGAACGAATAAAAGTAATATGGCATGGCGATAAGGAAAGCGAGATCGGGAAATCAATGATAAATGTTGACAGGAACGGTAAGATAGCTTTAATGATAACAGACATTACCACCGACCCGCATGCAGGTGAAGTAGCAAGCGGAAGGCTTTTCTCAGGTACTCTTGAAAGGGGCAAGGAAGTTTTCATTTCAGGAATGCCAAATGCGAACAGGATTCAGTCAGTGGGTCTTTTCATGGGTCCTGAGCGAATTGAGTGCGAGAAGATCCCTGCCGGAAATATCGTAGCAGTAACAGGTTTGACTGATGCGATCGTGGGGTCTACGGCATCAAGCGATAAAAGCATGACCCCATTTGAGAGCATAAGGCATGTCAGCGAACCTGTGATGACTGTGGCTGTTGAAGCTAAACATATGAAAGACCTGCCAAAACTTGTTGAAGTATTAAGACAGGTCGCAAAAGAAGACCCGACGCTCAAAGTAATGATAAACCAGGAAACTGGTGAGCATTTGCTTGCAGGGATGGGTGAACTTCATCTTGAGGTAGTTGCAGGCAGGATCAAGCGCGACAAACATGTCGATATCACTACGTCCAAACCGCTTGTCGTATACAGGGAAACGATATCCGGCCATGCCGGTCCCGTTGAAGGGAAATCCCCGAACCGGCATAACAGGTTCTATGTTGAAGTTGAACCTCTGTCCCCGGCCATAATTGAACTTATCAAGAACAATGAAATCTCAATGAGGCAGGGAGAAGTGGAGCGCAGGGACATACTGATGAAAGCAGGAATGAGTAAGGACGAAGCCAAGAGTATTGCCCATATTTATGAAACAAATATGTATATAGATATGACCAAAGGCATCCAGTACCTGCATGAAACAATGGAATTGATTCTTGAAGGATTTGAAGAGGTCATGAAAGCCGGACCTTTATCACGTGAACCTGTAATGGGCGTTAAAGTAAAATTAATGGATGCAAAACTCCATGAAGATGCAGTTCACAGGGGACCTGCGCAGGTCATCCCTGCATCAAGACAGGCAATCCAGGCGGCAATGCTGATGGCCGGTGCCACACTTCTTGAACCTTTCCAGAAAGTGTTCATCCATGTCCCGCATGACCAGATGGGAGGAGCTATGCGTGAGATGCAGGGCCGACGCGGCTCTATACTGGATATGCAATCAGAAGGCGACATGACCATTATCGAATCCAAAGCACCTGTTGCACAATTATTCGGATTCTCCGGGGATATCCGCTCGGCTACTGAAGGCAGGGCCATGTGGAGTACGGAATTTGTCGGATTTGAACCGATTCCCGGGAACATGCTTAATGAGATAGTGATGGGCATAAGGCAAAGGAAAGGACTTAAACTCGAAATGCCTAAACCGAGTGATTTCATAAGTCCGTGA
- the tuf gene encoding translation elongation factor EF-1 subunit alpha codes for MMAEKPHLNLAVIGHIDHGKSTLVGRLMFETGAVPPHIIEKYREEAKAKGKESFVFAWVMDSLKEERDRGITIDVAHQRFDTAKYYFTVVDCPGHRDFVKNMITGASQADAAILVVAGKEGVQSQTKEHVFLSRTLGINQLIIAINKMDEVNYDKARYDAVKSDVSTLLKMVGYKPDELNFIPTSAFKGDNLAKPSENTKWYTGPTLLAALDMLKLPEKPTSLPLRIPVQDAYTISGIGTVPVGRVETGVMRPGDKIIFMPAKAVGEVKSIEMHHQEIKEAVPGDNIGWNVRGVEKKDIRRGDVCGPVAKPPTVAEEFTAQIVVLQHPSAISIGYTPVLHCHTAQVAGTITAILKKLDPKTGQTAAENPDFIKAGDAAIVTIKPAKPLCIEKVKDIPQLGRFAIRDMGMTIAAGMVQDIKARI; via the coding sequence ATTATGGCAGAGAAACCACATTTAAATTTAGCAGTTATCGGGCATATCGACCATGGAAAATCAACTCTCGTAGGAAGATTAATGTTTGAAACTGGTGCTGTACCGCCGCATATTATAGAGAAATATAGAGAAGAAGCAAAAGCGAAAGGTAAGGAATCCTTCGTTTTTGCATGGGTCATGGACTCACTTAAGGAAGAGAGGGACAGGGGTATCACAATAGACGTTGCCCACCAGCGATTTGATACTGCAAAATATTATTTTACAGTCGTGGACTGTCCCGGTCACAGGGACTTCGTAAAGAACATGATCACAGGCGCTTCACAGGCTGATGCTGCAATTCTTGTAGTCGCAGGCAAAGAAGGCGTCCAGTCACAGACAAAAGAACACGTATTCCTTTCAAGAACCCTGGGTATTAACCAGTTGATCATAGCCATCAACAAAATGGACGAAGTCAACTATGATAAAGCCCGATATGATGCGGTAAAATCCGATGTTAGCACACTTCTTAAAATGGTGGGTTATAAGCCGGATGAATTGAATTTTATCCCCACATCAGCGTTTAAGGGCGATAACCTTGCAAAACCGAGTGAGAATACTAAATGGTACACAGGACCGACTCTACTTGCAGCTCTTGATATGTTGAAACTGCCAGAGAAGCCCACATCATTACCACTTCGTATCCCGGTCCAGGATGCTTACACAATTTCCGGTATCGGAACAGTTCCGGTGGGCAGGGTTGAAACCGGAGTGATGAGACCTGGAGATAAAATAATATTCATGCCGGCCAAAGCAGTCGGTGAAGTCAAATCCATTGAAATGCATCACCAGGAAATAAAAGAAGCGGTTCCTGGAGATAACATCGGATGGAACGTAAGGGGTGTTGAGAAGAAAGATATAAGGCGCGGAGACGTCTGCGGACCTGTTGCCAAACCGCCGACTGTTGCTGAAGAATTCACAGCGCAGATTGTTGTATTGCAGCATCCGTCAGCAATTTCGATTGGTTATACCCCGGTTCTGCACTGCCATACAGCACAGGTTGCAGGAACGATCACAGCAATATTAAAGAAACTTGATCCAAAGACCGGCCAGACAGCAGCTGAAAATCCCGATTTCATAAAAGCCGGGGATGCAGCTATCGTGACAATCAAACCTGCAAAACCGTTGTGTATCGAAAAGGTAAAAGATATCCCGCAGCTCGGCCGCTTTGCGATCCGGGATATGGGAATGACAATTGCCGCAGGAATGGTACAGGACATTAAAGCGAGAATATAA
- a CDS encoding 30S ribosomal protein S10, protein MVQKARIRLSGTSPVTLDGICSQVKDIAVKTGVSICGPVPLPTKKLVVPCRKSPDGEGSATWDHWEMRVHKRLIDLDADERALRQLMRIQVPKDISIEIVLTS, encoded by the coding sequence ATGGTACAGAAAGCAAGAATACGTTTATCCGGGACAAGTCCTGTTACTCTTGACGGAATATGTTCACAGGTGAAAGATATAGCAGTTAAGACAGGAGTAAGCATTTGCGGCCCGGTTCCCCTCCCAACCAAGAAATTAGTAGTGCCGTGCAGGAAAAGCCCTGATGGCGAAGGAAGTGCGACATGGGACCACTGGGAAATGAGAGTCCATAAGAGACTTATCGACCTTGATGCTGACGAAAGGGCACTGCGGCAGTTAATGCGCATACAGGTTCCCAAAGATATCAGCATTGAGATCGTTCTTACGAGTTAA
- a CDS encoding 50S ribosomal protein L11, giving the protein MVSVVEALVSGGSASAGPPLGPSLGPLGVNVKAIIDKINEQTAAFKGMQVPVKVIVDDKKQFTITVGTPPTSALIIKEAGIEKGSGTPNTVTAGNITAKQAVKIAKMKKNDTLAKSLKNTVKEVVGSCVPLGVTFEGLKPKEAIAAINSGKFDSEFSEPK; this is encoded by the coding sequence ATGGTTAGCGTTGTAGAAGCATTGGTTTCCGGCGGTTCAGCGTCCGCAGGTCCGCCACTGGGTCCATCACTTGGCCCGCTTGGCGTAAATGTAAAGGCAATAATAGATAAAATAAATGAACAGACAGCAGCTTTTAAGGGAATGCAGGTTCCGGTCAAAGTAATCGTTGATGATAAGAAACAATTCACAATAACGGTGGGAACGCCCCCGACATCAGCACTCATAATAAAAGAGGCTGGCATCGAAAAGGGCTCAGGAACACCGAATACTGTGACCGCTGGCAATATAACGGCCAAACAGGCTGTCAAGATCGCCAAAATGAAAAAGAACGACACTCTTGCAAAATCATTGAAAAATACAGTGAAAGAGGTTGTTGGTTCATGCGTTCCCCTTGGTGTAACTTTTGAAGGATTAAAACCCAAGGAAGCAATCGCGGCAATTAACAGCGGTAAATTCGACTCGGAATTCTCCGAGCCGAAGTGA
- a CDS encoding transcription elongation factor Spt5, whose product MNDEAAAIYVIKTTANQERTVANLIEKVTRKEHLGIYAVLAPDELKGYVLVEAASPEAVDEVIQDVPHARAMIKGQSSFDEISHFLTPKLSVTGITEGSIVELISGPFKGEKARVKRIDSTHEEITVELFEAMVPIPVTVRGDNVRILKREDEEEK is encoded by the coding sequence ATGAACGATGAAGCTGCCGCCATATATGTCATCAAGACAACAGCGAACCAGGAAAGGACGGTAGCGAATTTGATAGAGAAAGTTACCAGGAAAGAGCATCTGGGCATTTATGCAGTGCTTGCCCCTGATGAACTGAAAGGCTATGTTCTTGTCGAAGCCGCAAGTCCTGAAGCAGTGGATGAGGTCATCCAGGATGTCCCCCATGCCAGGGCGATGATCAAAGGCCAGTCAAGTTTCGATGAAATATCCCATTTCCTTACGCCCAAGCTTTCCGTTACCGGAATTACAGAAGGAAGCATAGTGGAACTGATATCAGGTCCATTCAAGGGAGAAAAAGCACGGGTAAAAAGGATTGATTCAACTCATGAAGAGATTACAGTCGAATTGTTCGAGGCGATGGTTCCCATCCCTGTAACAGTTCGCGGTGATAATGTTCGAATATTGAAACGAGAAGATGAAGAAGAGAAATAA
- a CDS encoding protein translocase SEC61 complex subunit gamma, producing the protein MFEDKEIGNVPLRLNDYIRVLKLTRKPSREEFSVIAKVAGAGILLVGFIGFIIYILITVMPGWFK; encoded by the coding sequence TTGTTCGAAGATAAAGAAATAGGGAACGTTCCTTTGAGACTAAATGACTACATCAGAGTACTCAAGCTTACAAGGAAACCATCAAGAGAAGAATTTTCAGTGATTGCAAAAGTAGCGGGTGCAGGTATACTTTTAGTAGGATTCATAGGTTTTATCATTTATATATTAATAACGGTAATGCCGGGATGGTTTAAATGA
- a CDS encoding RimK family alpha-L-glutamate ligase, whose amino-acid sequence MKRIGISVTDPTDWTGVAFQNSVTRCGMDALAFSFSEATSNILSGKLYSKEIDLTTLDAVIVRDLGPSTRNDVSFRFDILCQLEELGITVINSPGSIARSANKYVSSYMFRKNGINTPETLVTNCQEEAFDALSSFGRAVVKPVFGYKGIGVECVKNNERGRQKLKALLEKNGLVYIQEFIPNPGRDIRVFVVDNKVMGSIYRIAPEGSWINNLSQGGSARPCILTGEQEKLSLEASKIIGTTYAGVDIIEGDKPYVIEINGTPSGKGIFEACGVDVTIDIIEYIKNLIK is encoded by the coding sequence ATGAAAAGGATAGGTATTTCAGTAACAGACCCGACAGATTGGACTGGAGTTGCATTCCAGAATTCCGTTACGCGATGTGGGATGGATGCCCTGGCTTTTAGCTTCAGTGAAGCGACTTCAAACATTTTATCAGGTAAGTTATACTCAAAGGAGATCGATCTTACAACTCTTGATGCTGTCATTGTAAGAGACCTCGGGCCTTCAACAAGAAATGATGTTTCTTTCAGGTTCGATATCCTCTGCCAGCTTGAAGAGCTTGGTATAACGGTCATCAATTCACCAGGATCAATAGCAAGGTCTGCCAATAAATATGTTTCAAGTTATATGTTCCGTAAAAATGGGATCAATACACCCGAAACCCTGGTGACGAACTGCCAGGAGGAAGCGTTTGATGCATTATCATCTTTCGGGCGCGCTGTGGTGAAGCCTGTATTCGGATATAAAGGGATTGGCGTAGAATGCGTTAAAAATAATGAGAGGGGAAGGCAGAAACTCAAGGCGCTGCTTGAAAAAAACGGTCTTGTGTATATCCAGGAATTTATTCCCAATCCCGGAAGGGACATCAGGGTATTTGTTGTGGATAATAAAGTGATGGGCTCGATCTACAGGATAGCTCCAGAAGGGAGCTGGATCAATAACCTGAGCCAGGGAGGCAGCGCCAGACCCTGCATATTGACAGGAGAACAGGAAAAATTGAGCCTGGAAGCTTCAAAGATTATAGGAACGACTTACGCTGGCGTGGATATTATCGAAGGTGATAAACCTTATGTTATTGAGATCAATGGAACGCCCTCCGGCAAAGGTATATTCGAGGCGTGTGGGGTGGATGTCACGATCGATATTATTGAATATATAAAGAATTTAATTAAGTGA
- a CDS encoding DUF434 domain-containing protein, with translation MNIVIDEAAIDIRYLLNRGFPQKGAVGFVCDHYRIDSDSRHLLSRAVIAGSVSEKRRLKFLPCDKIQGNKVIIDGYNIIIGMESILEKKAILCDDGVIRDIKGVSRNFSISGDTYHAIELILSFLKEKDPSEVHFLFDSQISKSGVLAGLLREKIDQAGLIGDARTSRHVDHDLKCSHDIVASSDGVIIDNAGKTINFLFCIICEIPRLEAGILKINELQDCT, from the coding sequence ATGAATATTGTGATTGATGAGGCTGCTATTGATATCAGATATCTTCTTAACAGGGGGTTCCCCCAGAAAGGCGCGGTGGGATTTGTATGCGATCACTACAGGATAGATTCTGACTCAAGGCATCTTCTTTCAAGGGCAGTTATCGCAGGGTCAGTTTCCGAGAAAAGGCGCCTGAAATTCTTGCCATGTGATAAAATACAGGGAAATAAGGTCATAATTGACGGATATAATATCATTATCGGAATGGAAAGTATACTTGAGAAAAAAGCAATTCTTTGCGATGACGGGGTTATCAGGGATATAAAGGGCGTATCCAGGAATTTCAGTATTTCCGGGGATACATACCATGCCATTGAATTGATATTATCATTCTTGAAAGAGAAAGATCCTTCAGAAGTACATTTTCTTTTTGATTCGCAGATCAGTAAAAGCGGTGTACTTGCAGGACTGCTCAGGGAAAAGATCGATCAGGCAGGTTTAATTGGCGATGCCCGTACTTCAAGACATGTAGATCATGATCTGAAGTGCTCTCATGATATCGTAGCATCAAGTGATGGCGTGATAATAGATAACGCTGGAAAAACAATTAATTTTCTTTTTTGTATAATATGCGAAATCCCGCGTCTTGAAGCCGGGATTTTAAAAATAAACGAATTACAGGATTGCACATGA
- a CDS encoding mRNA surveillance protein pelota, whose product MKLLKKDLRGNDGEISLRVESLDDMWHLKYILEPHDSVFAFTKRRIEGATDKLRPEKADKKTVRLGICVEKVEFHKFANRLRVHGTIVDGIDTGAYHTINIEEGTDISIIKKWKSDQLERIKEAQIASMRPRVVIATIEEGEASIGMVRQFGVEESSSLRQSLGKGEGNTRNEFFGELASQLKWAADKVDAVILAGPGFTKEDFLEFIRKREPELAKKATLEDTTSIGISGFQEVLRRGAVDRIMEESRIGREAKLIEELMKEISINGKVSYGMADVRNAQDLGAINTLLITDELLRTEREGKSIDDFLKEVEHSQGRIVVFSTEFEPGKKLEALGGIAALLRFRVNP is encoded by the coding sequence ATGAAACTTTTAAAAAAAGACCTGCGGGGAAATGATGGTGAGATCTCGCTCAGGGTGGAATCGTTAGATGACATGTGGCACTTAAAATACATACTTGAGCCGCATGATAGTGTTTTTGCATTCACGAAAAGGCGTATTGAGGGGGCTACGGATAAACTGAGACCTGAAAAAGCTGATAAGAAAACGGTGCGACTCGGGATATGCGTCGAGAAAGTAGAGTTCCATAAGTTCGCAAACCGCCTGCGCGTTCACGGCACTATAGTTGATGGAATTGATACCGGCGCATACCATACGATAAATATCGAAGAGGGAACTGATATTTCCATAATCAAAAAGTGGAAGAGCGACCAGCTGGAAAGAATAAAAGAAGCCCAGATCGCATCCATGCGTCCCAGAGTGGTTATCGCGACAATAGAAGAAGGAGAAGCTTCCATTGGAATGGTAAGACAGTTCGGTGTTGAAGAATCGTCATCTCTCCGGCAATCACTTGGAAAAGGCGAGGGCAATACACGTAATGAATTCTTCGGGGAACTGGCTTCGCAGTTAAAATGGGCAGCGGATAAAGTGGATGCTGTCATACTTGCAGGACCGGGATTTACAAAAGAGGATTTTCTTGAATTTATAAGAAAGAGGGAACCTGAACTCGCAAAAAAAGCGACTCTTGAAGATACCACTTCAATCGGTATATCCGGATTCCAGGAGGTTCTCCGAAGAGGCGCAGTTGACAGGATAATGGAAGAATCAAGGATCGGAAGGGAAGCAAAACTTATTGAAGAATTGATGAAAGAGATATCCATAAACGGGAAAGTATCCTATGGAATGGCAGATGTCAGGAACGCACAGGATCTTGGAGCGATCAATACTCTTTTGATTACTGATGAATTGCTTCGCACCGAACGTGAAGGCAAATCAATCGATGATTTCTTAAAAGAAGTTGAGCATTCACAGGGAAGAATTGTAGTATTTAGCACGGAGTTTGAGCCGGGAAAGAAGCTTGAAGCCCTGGGAGGTATAGCCGCACTTTTGCGGTTCCGGGTGAACCCATGA
- a CDS encoding NAD(P)/FAD-dependent oxidoreductase, producing the protein MMQKKEYDVIIVGAGPAGIFAAHELAQKMDVLVIDMGREIKERECKMKRRGICTHCDPCDIMCGVGGAGTYSDGTLNLRPDIGGDLAEQTGDVQYAWQLVDYVDKVFLKYGAPDHLYIPKGDEVEQLKRRAASVGARFIEIIQRHIGSDNAPIVIENFEKDMKEKGVEFLLDTKVEDLVIEENTCTGVVLSDGTKISSRFTIIAPGRVGAKWIDEILHKHKIEAKYAPIDVGVRVEVPSIIMDPITYINHDPKFHIQTKTYDDFVRTFCTNERGFVVKEEYEDFIATNGHSMTNEQSENTNFAFIVRVELTEPIENTVRYGRSIAKLATTIGGGKPVIQRMGDLRRGRRTTQHRLKKNQVINTLKDVTPGDISMALPHRIVTDIREGLDVLNEIIPGVAADSTLLYAPEIKFYSMQVIVNRDMESSVRNLFAAGDGAGLSRDIVNAAATGVIAGRGILKNL; encoded by the coding sequence ATGATGCAAAAAAAGGAATATGATGTAATTATTGTAGGCGCAGGACCTGCAGGGATATTTGCAGCGCATGAGCTTGCGCAAAAGATGGATGTCCTTGTCATAGACATGGGCCGTGAAATTAAAGAGCGGGAATGCAAAATGAAGCGCCGCGGCATCTGCACCCATTGCGACCCATGCGACATCATGTGCGGCGTGGGCGGCGCAGGGACATATTCTGATGGGACTCTCAACCTTCGTCCGGACATCGGAGGGGATCTTGCCGAGCAAACGGGTGATGTTCAATACGCATGGCAGCTTGTTGATTATGTGGATAAGGTATTCCTGAAATACGGAGCTCCTGACCATCTTTATATTCCTAAAGGCGATGAGGTGGAGCAGTTAAAGCGAAGGGCAGCGTCTGTCGGGGCGCGATTCATTGAAATTATCCAGAGGCATATCGGGTCTGATAATGCGCCCATAGTTATCGAAAATTTTGAAAAGGACATGAAAGAGAAAGGCGTTGAGTTCCTGCTTGATACGAAAGTAGAGGACCTGGTCATAGAAGAAAATACCTGCACAGGTGTTGTTTTATCGGACGGCACAAAGATCAGTTCCCGCTTTACTATCATTGCGCCTGGAAGGGTAGGCGCGAAATGGATCGATGAGATTTTGCATAAACACAAAATTGAGGCAAAATATGCTCCCATTGATGTGGGAGTAAGGGTTGAAGTCCCTTCGATAATAATGGATCCGATAACATACATAAATCATGACCCCAAATTCCACATACAGACAAAGACATATGATGATTTTGTAAGGACTTTCTGTACCAATGAAAGGGGTTTTGTGGTAAAGGAAGAATATGAGGATTTTATCGCCACTAATGGCCATTCCATGACGAACGAGCAATCAGAGAATACGAATTTTGCTTTTATCGTCAGGGTCGAACTCACTGAACCCATCGAGAATACAGTACGCTATGGAAGGTCTATTGCAAAGCTTGCAACAACTATAGGCGGCGGGAAACCTGTGATCCAGAGGATGGGCGACCTGCGCCGCGGAAGGCGAACCACCCAGCACAGGCTTAAAAAGAACCAGGTCATAAATACACTTAAAGATGTCACGCCTGGAGATATTTCCATGGCCCTGCCGCACCGCATCGTTACCGATATCAGGGAAGGGCTTGATGTACTAAATGAGATTATACCGGGTGTAGCGGCGGATTCCACACTATTATACGCTCCGGAGATTAAGTTTTATTCGATGCAGGTAATTGTTAACCGTGACATGGAATCAAGCGTCAGGAATCTTTTCGCGGCCGGGGATGGCGCAGGGCTTTCAAGAGATATTGTGAATGCTGCGGCAACCGGTGTGATTGCAGGAAGGGGAATATTGAAAAATCTATAA
- a CDS encoding formate--phosphoribosylaminoimidazolecarboxamide ligase, protein MVEKKEILRILDGYDKENIAIATVCSHSSLQIFDGARKEGFRTIGISVGSPPKFYDAFPKGKPDEFFIVKDYKEILSKTKELAAKNAIIIPHGSFVEYLGHENFQKLRLPTYGNRSVLEWESDRDMSRKWLESAGIKMPRQIKNPEDIDSPMMVKYYGAKGGMGFFVVKNYSDFQKRINPAEKYTIQEFVLGTRYYMHYFYSPIKNDGYKLSTGSLELLGIDRRVESNADEIFRIGSPTELAEAGIYPTFVVTGNLPLMIRESLLPKIFEMGEKVVERSLELFGGMIGPFCLETVVTDTLELKVFEISARIVAGTNLFISGSPYSDLIEEKLSMGRRMAREIKIAQDTDSLKEVIS, encoded by the coding sequence ATGGTAGAAAAGAAGGAGATACTCAGGATTTTAGATGGCTACGATAAGGAGAATATAGCTATTGCTACTGTTTGTTCACATAGCAGCCTTCAGATATTTGACGGGGCCAGGAAAGAGGGCTTCAGGACCATCGGAATAAGTGTAGGATCGCCTCCAAAATTCTATGATGCCTTCCCGAAAGGAAAGCCGGATGAATTTTTCATTGTAAAAGATTATAAGGAAATCCTTTCAAAAACAAAAGAGCTTGCAGCAAAGAATGCGATCATAATCCCGCACGGGTCTTTCGTGGAATATCTTGGGCATGAGAATTTCCAGAAGCTTCGCCTTCCCACATACGGAAACCGGAGCGTTCTTGAATGGGAATCGGACCGGGATATGAGCCGCAAATGGCTGGAATCAGCGGGTATAAAAATGCCGCGCCAGATAAAGAATCCGGAAGATATCGATTCTCCCATGATGGTCAAGTATTATGGAGCAAAAGGCGGTATGGGATTTTTTGTTGTGAAGAATTATTCTGATTTCCAGAAACGGATCAATCCTGCTGAAAAATACACCATTCAGGAGTTCGTTCTCGGGACGCGTTATTACATGCATTATTTTTACTCACCAATCAAGAATGACGGCTATAAGCTGAGTACCGGATCACTTGAACTCCTTGGAATCGACAGGCGCGTTGAATCAAATGCGGATGAGATATTCAGGATCGGATCGCCCACCGAGCTTGCAGAAGCCGGCATTTATCCGACTTTTGTAGTGACGGGAAACCTACCTCTTATGATACGGGAATCGCTTCTTCCCAAGATTTTCGAGATGGGAGAGAAGGTAGTGGAGAGATCACTTGAGTTATTCGGGGGCATGATCGGGCCGTTCTGTCTTGAAACTGTTGTAACAGACACACTTGAATTGAAGGTTTTCGAGATATCAGCCCGCATAGTTGCAGGGACCAATCTTTTCATTTCCGGTTCGCCATATTCGGATCTCATAGAAGAGAAACTATCTATGGGGCGGCGTATGGCTCGCGAGATAAAAATTGCGCAGGATACTGATTCGCTCAAGGAAGTAATATCATGA